In the Leptospira limi genome, one interval contains:
- a CDS encoding methyltransferase domain-containing protein → MTDEIWDSFLPIEYKVLSPYQWTPIEIIRFTWEYLKTQSVSSVMDLGSGVGKFCLNLVQFANGSFPVYGVEDRKGLVDVSEKLRQKLKITGVTFTHSDFLVNFPYGHSHYYVFNPLYEIMKGEHSIDFKKEKSAMVFIKNLQILKNHLSHCKKGTKLITYHGFGGSVLPGYKIVKQKELEFGDWMVWEKE, encoded by the coding sequence ATGACAGACGAGATTTGGGATTCTTTTTTACCAATTGAATACAAAGTCCTTTCTCCCTACCAGTGGACTCCTATCGAAATCATTCGGTTCACCTGGGAGTATCTAAAAACGCAATCTGTGTCTTCCGTAATGGATTTAGGTTCAGGGGTTGGAAAATTTTGTTTGAACTTGGTCCAGTTTGCCAATGGAAGTTTCCCTGTGTATGGTGTCGAAGATCGTAAGGGACTTGTAGATGTTTCAGAAAAGTTAAGGCAAAAACTGAAAATAACAGGTGTTACCTTTACTCATTCTGATTTTTTGGTCAATTTTCCTTACGGACATTCTCATTATTATGTTTTTAATCCTTTGTATGAAATAATGAAAGGAGAACATTCGATTGATTTCAAAAAGGAAAAGTCAGCAATGGTTTTTATCAAAAACTTACAAATTTTAAAGAATCATTTGAGCCATTGCAAAAAAGGTACAAAACTGATCACCTACCATGGATTCGGTGGAAGTGTTTTGCCTGGTTACAAAATTGTCAAACAAAAGGAATTGGAATTCGGAGATTGGATGGTTTGGGAAAAAGAATAA
- a CDS encoding type II toxin-antitoxin system RelE family toxin, translating to MIISSKASKYLKDLPKKDSRRIAQKIHSFKSTSNSNVKKIQGKDNCFRIRVGDFRILILKLDDGDFEVIDIGLRKDIYKSL from the coding sequence ATGATAATTTCTTCGAAGGCTTCAAAATATTTGAAAGACCTTCCGAAGAAGGATTCTAGACGAATAGCGCAGAAAATTCATTCCTTCAAATCAACTTCAAATTCAAACGTAAAGAAAATACAAGGTAAAGACAATTGTTTCCGGATAAGAGTTGGTGATTTTCGAATCCTAATTTTAAAATTAGATGATGGTGATTTCGAAGTAATTGATATAGGTCTAAGAAAAGACATTTATAAATCGTTGTAA
- a CDS encoding tyrosine-type recombinase/integrase — MIRSIEPHIISDSLQLLTTRDQYRVTKFLTWNKGETVTPRRFLNFLQERKNLGIKSATLRDDKNSVFRAMKKATVGTELGLVIDAFRKELNEVFPIKVPRTRVSESDLITLTEIQKINKFGTARQKAITLFLWTTGVRAGDLVSIRLKDCRPLDNNLIEIKLIGKNEKKRNIVIPISLFQQIRQTFCGYVFLFETVNKDQFNPHAIWRIVSAIGKKYLGRDIYPHLFRHTFITDMIREGNDIGAVAEFAGNTAEVIARTYLHSSLDRSAITRRLDKICA; from the coding sequence ATGATAAGATCAATCGAACCTCACATAATATCTGATAGTTTACAACTTCTCACTACACGTGACCAATACCGTGTAACCAAATTCCTTACATGGAACAAGGGTGAGACGGTGACACCAAGACGATTTTTAAATTTTTTACAAGAACGGAAAAATTTAGGAATAAAATCCGCAACGCTTAGAGACGACAAAAACTCTGTTTTTCGAGCAATGAAAAAGGCAACCGTAGGAACCGAGTTAGGTTTGGTAATCGACGCATTTCGAAAAGAGTTAAACGAAGTCTTCCCAATTAAAGTTCCTAGAACTCGTGTTAGTGAATCTGATTTAATTACTCTAACAGAAATTCAAAAGATCAATAAATTTGGAACCGCACGTCAGAAGGCTATCACTCTTTTTCTTTGGACAACTGGTGTCAGAGCTGGGGACTTAGTAAGCATAAGACTAAAGGATTGCCGTCCGTTAGATAACAATCTAATCGAAATTAAACTAATAGGAAAGAATGAGAAGAAAAGGAATATCGTTATTCCGATTTCCCTCTTTCAGCAAATCAGACAAACCTTTTGTGGTTATGTTTTCCTATTCGAAACGGTAAATAAAGATCAGTTCAATCCTCACGCAATTTGGAGAATCGTTTCTGCCATTGGAAAGAAATATCTTGGAAGAGATATTTACCCGCACCTGTTTCGACACACTTTCATAACAGACATGATCCGAGAAGGAAACGACATAGGAGCCGTTGCTGAGTTCGCAGGAAACACTGCCGAGGTGATTGCAAGAACATACCTTCACTCTTCCTTAGATCGTTCAGCTATTACGAGACGTTTAGACAAAATTTGCGCATGA
- a CDS encoding APC family permease, translated as MDQTYLDRDAEQLKSLGLKSEFDRSMSFWENFSLGFTYLSPVVGVYSVFALAIQAGGPPMVWNYLLVGLGQFLVCLVFGEVVSQYPISGGIYPWSLRLVGDKFAWMAAWVYAWALFTSVAAVAVGGAPFLGNLLGVELGNTGFIWIAIGMIFISTLLNLSGTKLLAQVAFFGFFCELVGAILVGMYCLHGCAVSWASAPKSNLSFFNSLPIVFFQPAKHLEIVLKLI; from the coding sequence ATGGACCAAACATACTTAGACCGAGATGCCGAACAATTAAAGAGCCTCGGATTAAAATCAGAATTTGACCGGAGTATGAGTTTTTGGGAAAATTTTTCCCTCGGTTTTACATATCTGTCTCCCGTTGTGGGTGTATATTCCGTATTTGCCCTAGCCATCCAGGCAGGTGGACCACCCATGGTTTGGAACTATCTCCTTGTAGGGTTAGGTCAATTTTTGGTTTGTTTGGTTTTTGGCGAAGTGGTATCCCAATACCCAATCTCTGGGGGGATTTACCCTTGGTCACTCCGACTTGTGGGCGATAAGTTTGCTTGGATGGCCGCGTGGGTTTATGCTTGGGCTTTGTTTACATCCGTTGCAGCGGTCGCCGTTGGTGGTGCCCCTTTTCTAGGTAACCTACTAGGAGTGGAACTAGGTAATACAGGATTTATTTGGATTGCGATTGGTATGATTTTCATCTCCACCTTACTTAATTTAAGTGGAACTAAATTATTAGCACAGGTTGCCTTTTTTGGTTTTTTCTGTGAACTAGTAGGTGCAATCCTTGTTGGGATGTATTGCCTACACGGTTGTGCAGTATCATGGGCATCCGCCCCCAAATCAAATCTATCATTCTTTAATTCTTTGCCGATCGTTTTTTTTCAACCGGCGAAACATTTAGAAATCGTTTTAAAGCTAATCTAA
- a CDS encoding VapE domain-containing protein has protein sequence MSEQIENQIQKELQKVIPAIYYQKFFKEMKLVRLNESKVVFGLAGSGALTAKQHIENKYMDSLSLAVANSIGKRKVELIVDEKVNITKEPKPSEKIDIDGEVHKLENYLKKNVNLRFNEISQSLEHKPNNSKNFIQWSDRDFNDLWIFVKKQKEFKYASKDNLLSLLSSSVIPTYHPIKDYFNNLEKWDKKTDWIGKVCSCIKVSNELDFRSYFEKWCIRAVYSLFSDGEFVNEHCLTIQSNQGWYKSTFINGLIPKELKPYYNSRIPTDFKSKDASVAASKIWIWLFDEIDKITNKKEAAEVRDFFSMKGSFERAAYGRNAQHFKRISSFIAACNKVEFLVDDTGNRRYIIFSLLRPIEIDKFQKIPIERFWAQVFHLYKATRWNQIHWNSSEQKAIQENNLQYEYSNNEYELILKYFRPITVEEFEDKNKNHVKLSATDIYLYIHEKHPTFKLDTRWIGRGLSKMNFARTKIDKNHRVFLLKKVGDKETSETLFPKNSIGGK, from the coding sequence ATGTCTGAACAAATAGAAAATCAAATTCAAAAAGAATTGCAGAAAGTTATACCTGCTATCTATTACCAGAAATTTTTTAAAGAAATGAAATTGGTAAGGCTAAATGAAAGTAAAGTGGTGTTCGGCTTAGCTGGATCGGGAGCCTTAACAGCAAAACAACATATTGAAAATAAGTATATGGATAGCTTAAGCCTAGCGGTGGCCAATTCAATTGGAAAGAGAAAAGTTGAACTTATAGTTGATGAGAAAGTAAACATTACGAAAGAACCAAAGCCTTCAGAAAAGATCGATATTGATGGAGAAGTTCACAAGTTAGAAAACTATTTAAAAAAGAATGTAAATTTGCGATTTAACGAAATTTCTCAATCATTAGAACATAAGCCAAATAACTCAAAGAATTTTATTCAATGGAGCGACAGGGATTTTAACGATCTATGGATCTTTGTTAAAAAACAAAAAGAGTTTAAATATGCCTCTAAAGACAATTTGCTTTCCCTTCTCAGTTCTTCAGTAATTCCCACATACCACCCAATCAAAGATTATTTCAACAATCTAGAGAAATGGGATAAGAAAACAGATTGGATCGGAAAAGTGTGCTCATGTATAAAAGTCTCGAATGAATTAGATTTTAGAAGCTATTTTGAAAAATGGTGCATTCGTGCAGTCTACTCACTGTTCAGTGATGGAGAATTTGTCAATGAACATTGTTTAACAATTCAATCTAACCAAGGTTGGTATAAAAGTACTTTCATCAATGGACTGATTCCAAAAGAGCTTAAACCTTACTACAACTCAAGGATTCCCACTGATTTCAAAAGTAAAGACGCATCGGTTGCCGCTTCTAAAATTTGGATTTGGCTATTTGACGAGATAGATAAAATCACAAACAAAAAGGAAGCCGCCGAAGTTCGAGACTTCTTTTCAATGAAAGGCTCTTTTGAACGAGCTGCTTACGGAAGAAACGCTCAACACTTTAAACGAATTTCTAGTTTTATTGCCGCTTGTAATAAGGTCGAATTCTTGGTGGATGATACCGGAAACAGGCGATACATCATCTTTTCATTGTTAAGGCCAATCGAAATCGACAAGTTTCAAAAAATTCCAATAGAACGATTTTGGGCACAAGTCTTTCATTTATACAAAGCTACACGTTGGAACCAAATCCACTGGAATAGCAGTGAACAAAAAGCCATTCAAGAAAATAATCTTCAATACGAATACTCGAATAACGAGTACGAGTTGATTCTTAAATATTTTAGACCAATCACTGTTGAAGAATTCGAAGATAAGAATAAAAATCATGTGAAGTTAAGTGCAACGGATATCTACCTCTATATTCACGAAAAGCATCCAACTTTTAAATTAGATACTAGATGGATTGGAAGAGGTTTATCGAAGATGAACTTTGCAAGAACCAAGATCGACAAAAATCATAGGGTATTTTTGCTAAAGAAGGTCGGAGACAAAGAGACATCAGAGACATTATTTCCGAAAAACAGTATTGGAGGTAAATGA
- a CDS encoding M15 family metallopeptidase, translating into MSLEVTQANNSIDLVTSRLQSFWKDLKRTIPEAELFETKRTNERQTYLYSLGRTRSGEIVTYATAGNSPHNHGLAFDIRNVNFTNREKDIRELLSKNSDIAWGMDFWRIDTKTKKKIKFPDPAHFQIKGWRRFVPGLNGKIIFPIVAVIGISIYSLRGKRK; encoded by the coding sequence ATGAGTTTAGAAGTAACACAGGCCAACAATTCAATTGATCTAGTTACTTCTAGACTTCAATCTTTTTGGAAAGATTTGAAGAGGACAATTCCGGAGGCGGAATTGTTTGAAACTAAAAGAACAAATGAAAGACAAACCTATCTTTACTCTTTGGGAAGAACGAGATCCGGAGAGATTGTGACTTATGCGACCGCCGGGAATTCTCCACATAATCACGGTTTAGCTTTTGATATAAGGAATGTCAATTTTACAAACAGAGAAAAGGACATTCGAGAGTTACTGAGTAAAAACTCAGATATAGCATGGGGAATGGATTTTTGGAGAATCGACACAAAAACAAAGAAGAAAATAAAATTTCCAGATCCAGCGCATTTTCAAATCAAAGGTTGGAGAAGATTTGTTCCCGGACTCAATGGCAAGATAATCTTCCCTATAGTAGCAGTTATTGGAATTTCAATTTATAGTTTAAGAGGTAAGCGAAAATGA